The genomic segment CTCAGCATTTAGCCACCGTCCGTACCCATCATCTCTTGCAGTACATGCTGCACTACATCAAGTATTCACTCCTAACACCTCTGCTATTAATGGCCGAAAAATTCTTTAGTTTTGCAGCAGCAATCAACAggataaatatacaaaataccCTTAAACTTACAACTTTGACACTCTCCCATTTTCAAGTTCAAACTGAAACAGATTATTGATCATTGCTCTTGTTAATCACATCGCATGCATTCATACGTGCGGTGCCAGTCGGAGGTTTGGACACCTTTTAACTGGGTCCTACAgacatttctttctctctttttattaatactcatacatacacacatatttcttttttcttctgtccaGTTAATActacattaacatttttttcttactctTGCCATTTTTATCGGGTTTGGTATGTTTATATTGtcatatgtacagtatgtgtttctgtatttatttcgTCTGTacggggcctcttggccaggtcatgtttgtaaataaaaaaaatggttctcaaacatttcaCCTGAAAAAAACTAAAGGTTAGAAAAAGAAACCTGTAATAAGTCATTTATTACTCTGCTTTTATGAAGACAATTATTACAAACTGGACTATTGtggatttaattggattataattgaaCTACAGTGAACCGTATTGGACTGTATCTGTAAAGTGCTcggagatgactttgttgtgaactgcTGAAAGCTCAATTGAACAACTGAGGAAGATTCTTAAGAAGATTCTGGTGAACCAGGCCTGATATGTTTCTCAGAggaaaaacagagacaaacactGTGGAATCATCTCAGGATTGTTTCTGTAATTGAattaaatgagacattttttacTCTAAGACACGTTCAGGTCAGAAAAGCTGCCATCACGTGTCTAGAAGtccaagatttcttttttaagcttGACTAACTCTCAGGACTGGAAGCCAGGATTTGATttgaaacattattttaatctttgtttctcAAGTCTCAAGCCAAATTGACAGAGTTGCAACACTGAGTCACAATGAAGTGAAACCTTAGTATAATGGGAATGAAAACAAGAAAGTGCAAGGTAGGAAGAACAATAGTTATGTtagaacaaaaatgtaaaaacagtcCAGAAGCAGGGCCAACCACACAACACAATCTTTACAATCactcaaataaaacagatttattgcATAAACAATGTCTGAAATGTCAAATTCAATATCACCTTCCCAGggcagctcaggagggaaatttccacctttttattaataaatgcacattttcCCCCACACACAGTCATCTTACACCTCTGCTCAGATCTGAGTGTAAAACCAaattaacagcaacagaaaacGCAATAAAACTGAGAATGTTGCTCTCTGACTAAACCACCACCATTTGGCACAGAAGAGTAGCTCATTTCAGACGCTGTGTGAATAaatatggacacacacacacggatgATGcttgtgtttgggatcattgctTTCTTTAACGTCTCATCTCCTCTATGGGGTTGACATAAAAACCTAACCTGGgttgcattttaaaatctgaaaggaaaaaaaaatataaaggccTCTACATTAGCAGCAacattacatttatatatatagaaaaaaataacacagatgTAACCAGTCACTTCTTAAAATAACTCAAATAAgtactctctttttctcttgcaTGAATTATACATggaaaacagcaggaaacacaGCAGACGAGCTGGCTTGTTTTGGAGGTATGACCATATTTTGGCCCTGAATTTGTGGAATAATATGATTGTATATATTTAAGTAAATTCACAGAAAAGCTGCTGATTTCATGAGTGttcacaaaagaaaatgtttgcattGTTTCTTAATGTTTCCTGTGTATAATTcaatttataccatggtctgggtgaatactcaaatctgattggctgtagggtgtccattaaaaagtgttaTAGGACACCTATAAAAAATTTTTTCGATCAAATAGCCTGATTATTGCAAAATATTGCGCTGGCTAAACACTAgctggtaaccgtggcaacagaaactcagcaCATACCGTTTTTTATCACAATGGCAAGACATGAGTGATTTTATAGTTTTCTTTAACCTGTTTGGTGAAGTTGATCATTTTGAAGACTGGGATGAAGCAGAAGAGGAAGACACCGGAGGAATTAAACAATTTAGAggtaaacacaaagaaaaccacGAAATGAGcagttaaaacattaaaagacttCCTGGCTCAGAAAAACATGGACATAAACTTTGAGTGCAACACTGCCACGACTCTCCATGACATTTTGCGACTGTTTTATGCTTCCGTCCGGTCGACTAAAGAGTTTGAGAGCCGGCATTAATCGCCACTTAAGAGATGTCAACATCATTAGCGACACTGTTCAAGAGCAGTAATGCGGTTTTTAAGGTGACACTGAAACGTTCCAGAAAGAGTGGGAAAGACACCAGCTTCCACCATCCTCGCATCCCTGAGTCGGACCTTGAGATATTCAGATGTTCATCTGCGCTGTCTCCCGATACGGCCCTCGCCCTCGTCAGAAAGGTGTGGTTTGACATCCAGCTGTGTTTGGCTCGGCGTGGCAGGAAGGGAGCTGACCATGACATCTTCCAGCATCCAGAGAGACGAGGGTGGCGTTGAATACGTCAGCCTAGCTCACAATCCTGACACTAAAAATCACAAAGATCCAAACCACCCACACAAGCAAAACCTAAGAGGTTTTATATTCGCAAGGCCCAGGGATCCCCTGTGCCCAGTAAAAAGTTTCAATGTCCCCCAGACACAAAATCTTGTATAGTACTCCAGGGAGCCAATGGGTGTCCACTAACTGGGAGACACGTGAAGATGTCTGTACAATAATAATGTAGCCCTATGTATTACACCTAACCCCCCTTCTGCCCTCATTAATAGCCTGTGTGTTTAATATTGTTTCTTTAAGGTAGGTCTGTCGCAGATTTACACGAAGCCCAGTGTCCGAAGCACGGCCGTCGGTCGACTCTCAGACGCCGAGCtggagacacgccagatcatgtctgtgacggctTACTGGGCTCCGTCAGTCTAGGAGAGATGCGAATGGAGTATCATTTTGTCGTCAAGCAACGTCCCAActagcagtggtcagggtccacaaacattaaatctccatccttcaaacaccactatggacatgccagtatctttatgaaatgtcacattCAAaagcaatgttgcatttaattttaaatagttccTCCCGTCGtcctgtcttgattaccttacttacatacttgatacacatttaatgatcagagtgaatgtcgcatcatcctctggacacacacaagctgtaagagctgcaccgccctctgaaatgtgtgtgtcacgtaacataactgcggccgaccgagctgcaggttctgtgtcagagccggttaccttgacaacgcgtcacaacgaaatagtccactcagccgcgtCTTGTGAAAAACGTCCGATTTCTAacggtaaaaaaaacaacattaacatattaatcattgatttaatatttatttctttcataagtgaccatggtataagcgggataatgcccttcgaggtgtccattatcagaaATGAATGGACAACGCAGCGGCGTGAACCGTCCGACATTACCCCTTCGTAATTGACACAAGTTCACAGAAAAGCTGCTGAATTCATGAGTGttcacaaagaaaatgttttttaatatttcctgTGTATAATTCAATGTATTCTAATCTACCTATAAAGTCATAACAGGCCAATTACATTTGACTTTAACTGGTGTTTATCTTACAAGCTGGAGCTGACTATGGATTTAGtctataatttaaaaagaaatggggACAAAAGATCAGGTTATCTTCCAAACAGACCTACTAACAGCATAGAATAGACACACACATTGAGATAAATTCACATATTATCTtagtatatataatatacaaatAGTATACATCGTCTGTGACAGCGGTGGTTGACGGGATGGAGGCAGGAGAAGAAAGGTAGGGTTAAAAGGTAAGTCTCTGCACGGGTTTCCGGTGTGTGCGTCACCCGTTCACACCAAAACTGCAACCTGTGCTTGCCTTCATGTGTTTGTGGGTCATCATATTGGCTCGATTGTGGGATGACGGGGCAAACGAGGGATAGTGTTGAACATGTGGAAGTAAAGGATGTAAAGGACCATAAAGCAGGTGCAGtgctgatgatgctgcagaGCAACAACCCTGTTTATCTTTATCTGGAGCTGCGAACATGAATCCTGTGCTATTAGTGCAAAAAGGGTACTGAACGGAGGGGGGAAAAGTCTGGAAAGTGAACCTGAGGGGATGCCAGAGGAGATTGAGAATGATGTGAGTGGACATCTTGGTCCGATCAGGGAGGGAAGACACGGATCCGAgtggctgaaaaataaaaacacaaagacaagaaatgaaaatcaaaacGTATGAAAGGTGGAAAACAAAGAGGTGCAGCTCCTGTTGTGATTGCTGCTCACTTTGCTGCGTCACATGGTTCTGCTGTACTGTATGCCGGTCTTGGAGGCGATGTTGGACCAGGGGAGCAGAGACCGTAGCAGGGACTGGGCCTGGCGGTACAGCCTCTGGGGGAGCGAACAGGGGCTCAGGCTGGCCAGAGTGGAGCCGATGTGCTGGATGTAGTCAGTGAAGCAGAggttaaagaaaatatgaaaatttgTACTGGATTTGTTTATCTGATATGTAGGAAAACAAAACTCAGGCAGGTACAAAGGATATAATATTGTCCAGGGTGGATGACCCCCGTTAATGTAGAGTACGTATGTGAAGCCATCTTTGAGGACACCACGTATGGAGTAGTAGTAGGGCAGGTAGTGGTGCTGCCTGAAGTCCCTGTTCTCATAGAACTGGATGGCAGTGTTGTTGGTGGTGAGGACGTGCAGGTAGATCGCCTTACAGTGGTCCTGGGCCGTCGTAGAGATGTGCTCCTTCAGACTGTCCAGCAGTAGGGAGCCTGAGAGGTTGGAAGGAGAAAAAGAGTGCCATCAGTTAGATGGAGGAGAGATGATGCACTCATTTGATCTTAttaatagggctgtcaaaaataatgcgttaacagcattaatttatgtaattgcgttaaaatttttaacacaattaacacCAGtgcggcatgacaagcccctTATGGATGGACCCCGTTCCAACGTTTGCTAGTTGTGCTTCCAGCCTTTTCAAGTTCACGCTTTTACTGTAGCATGTCGAAAAATACACTGGATGTCGGTTTAAGTCAGTCTTCTGGTCAgataacaaaattttaaaaagtaacaaaaCTATGACCGAGTTTTAACGAGTTGTCTTCCAACATGAGAGGTTATtcttacatttttccagtcagaaatattttcctctttttatgcCAATGTCACATGAACGCAGCATTAACTGCAAACCATTCAGGTCTCACAGTATAAGTGGAgcacaaaaatatatatgttatcGGGGGAAGTCATTATGATATTGGACTTATCGGAATGACGCAATAATTTCCTGTTATTGGCTCGATAATTATCGGACTGATAGGTATTGTGCATCCCTAAAACTGGAGGAGAGCTTGCTAGAACCCATGAAATCTATGATTATAAATCAGGTAACACtaatttacaaatgttttttagTCAAAACTTTGGTACCATTTAGtttaacagttgttttctttgatttatcATATTCTGCAAACATGCACAGTTACTTTAACAAACAATAATTTGATTTGGAAACTtgaaaaaatgaagcaaagctGTTTAGTTTACCAATACTTGCACCTATGAAAGATAAAACCTGAACAACTGATCCTTTTGTTGTGTTAGTTTCAAAGCTAAGCTgttctggagtcagatttacgAAATAGCTGACAGGACACACTGATGAACACACCAGGTAGCTTTTCACATGTAAACGAACCGTCCAGCCACACCTGGTCTCAAACGGTTCCTcttaacattttatataaaaacattcagACCTCGTCTTTGTTCtgcagaagcagaaaacacCAGCTTCAGTGTTAACGTCTGATTCTGCTCATGATTAtgttacacataaaaacatctctTATGGATAAAAAGAGGTCACAtcttgtctgtgtgtatgtgtgtgtgtgtgtgtgagagagagagagagagagcgagagagagagagaaggggagCGGTACCTATGCCATGTTTCCTGAACTCCTTGACTACTCCCAGGCTGAGGATGTAGGCTACCTGTGTGTCGACAGGAAAACTGGAGGCCAGGATGTCTCCATCCTATCAGACAAAGCAAACAGCAGATCAATACACAGCTTTGTTCCCATATAAATAATCCATTACTTCAATTACAGCATTTAGTATTCAGTGAGTTTTCTCTGCTCATTCAACTGCAAACTAAACACAGAAGTGGGATTTTTCTAAATGCAAATCCTTTTCCAAAAGGGATTTTTCTGAGGCAGCTGTGTGGAAGAGCTGcagctgattttaaatccaaaagAAAACCGTAGATTCTACATCATACATCTGCAGATCAATCTCTAGCTTTCTGCTTTGGGCCTCATGAGGCAGTCGAAAGTATTAGACTCTAGAAATTGTGCAGCGAGGTGATGACATGTTCAGggtgaaaaataaacagaaatgctgtaaacaaaacttttttgcCTTCTGTGATCCTAATGAAATGCGCCAGGAATAAGTTTTCATCGAGTTCACGTTTGTTTCACATGTAGAGGCATAGGTAGACATCAGTTCAGGTGACCCCTGCGGCAGGACACCCACAGATTATCTCCGTGGCTGGGACACAAGATAACAACCAGAAAATAACATGTGATAGCGTGTAATGTGCCCAGccctattaaaaaaataaaaaaagtacaaCATGTGACAGTAAAGCGTTTTTAACCcttgaaaagtttttaacagACATTAATATGTGACAGTAATCCAGGCCTGGGTCAACCAGCTGCAGCTTCGTGCAGTTCATTGTCTGAAAACAGCTCTGCAGCTGGGATGTACGGCAGCGTGAGGACAGAGCcactgctgctcactgagaaGAGtaaaggcctatttatgctctacgccagggatcaccaactctggtcctcgagagcGGGTGTCCTGCAAGTATTGGATGTTTCCCTACTGCAGcaaataatgtaaatataatggatctccagcagcttgttgttaggttctgcacaagtctgtaaATGTCCCAATCATTTGAATCAGCTGTGTTGCTGCAGcgaaacatccaatacctgcaggataccggccctcgaggaccggagatGGTGAACCCAGCTCTAATAAATGACTCTTATGTACAATATGTGCTTTCACATCAAAAGTCTCCAAAATCAACAGAAGTCTTTAGATTGTCGGTAGTTGCTTTTTGTGTGAAAAGAGTCACTGGAGAGGTCTGAAAACTTAATAAAGAGCTATACTTGCTAAAACCtgctacacacataacaatatttgggcagtttttgtcctgattttgcctcttcccaacctTGGACAGCAATCGcctgatcatcgtgagatttccctgtccaattatcatttggtctgtggtgtgttacaagcagatttgtcctgataatctgctccgaaacgggtcgtagtCGACAAtcggaaatattgaacatgttcaatatttcagagccgatttctgaggaaagccgacgactcgtgcattgtgactgtgtgggtggtgatgtggtacagaatgtagccaatcagagagcgagctggctggggaacaaggaagtaaataaagtctgtgttcacgccgcctccagtctgttgtttttttcagttctggctttttctgttaacaatagtcccaagaccgccatcattccctcgtcctatatatcctcttccatgctgtgtgctgtgttttccGACTGTTGCtatatttcttcttcattttatgtcggttgttgctatggttcttcttcgttttatgtcggttgttgctatggttcttcttcgttttatGTCGGTTGTTGCtttggttcttctttgttttatgtcgGTTGTTGctttggttcttcttctacgtttcgactgtatataaaagatggacggagcctccatgatgtcacctgtaggtttctggagagcaaaagtgaagctagTTGGGCGTTTCCCACTGCCACCATCTGGGCAGTGTCCAAATGTCGTTAGTCCCGGATGAGTTATAAAAAAATcctcccccctcacagttgtcatgaaggtaaacttgacctattaatcctaaaatggatttttgtacaaggctttaaaaatgtttatttctgctgtgaagttggtctttttaacatagGAGTCTATGGGGACTGACACAGTTTTAGAGCCAGCCCCTATCGGACGAGGAGTGAACTGCAATTTCTGCACATCCGCATAGGCATCACATTTCACCGCTtggttgcgggacagcatcgtcatgtgtgtgttgttctttatcggagcacaccacacacagtacgatcaaaacttttttttttttattttcatgagtGAGTTCTCGACCAGatgaaaaatctcataagattaaaaaaatggttatgtgtgtaccaggcttaagttGGCTGCACTGCAAGTTGCCGGATTTTTCTATTCTTGCACTGGTGTACATGCAGTAAAAATTAAGTGCAGCGCTCCAATTTTACTTGCACAAGCACAGGGTATTTAGAGCCTTGCGtctaaaataaatgacatttttctttttctgctcgGTGCAGCTGCAGCTCTCCTTCAGTCGTTTCTCACTTGTATCGTATTTGAAGCTAACGAGTGTCCTTTAGTCTGGGAGCATCTGCTTTGTCTAATtagcacattaaaaacagaccttAATGTAAGGCATCTAATTATGACTTTTCCTACCAGCAGCTCCGGAGAGAAAGAGCTCGCAGACTTCCTTTCATTACTGTGCATCTCAGCCCAACCACACATCATACCTCTTTGTGTACTTTGGTTCGGCCTTTGATCTCGGCCACAATCATTCCCACGATGCCCCCTCTGAAGGTGGCAGCGAGGGAGAAGAACTTCTTGTTGGAGGTGATATCTTGATACCATGAGTCTGGGTACCTAGAGACATACACCAGACAGGATTATAAATGTTTGGGATGCCACACACTTTCTAAACCCATGTCTGTTCTTAGTGAGCTAATGCAAAATGCAGTAAACCGGTCCGTGCTGACGCAAAACACTAAGACGTGaacaaatgtgttaaaatgagcACATTATTTAACAATGT from the Melanotaenia boesemani isolate fMelBoe1 chromosome 2, fMelBoe1.pri, whole genome shotgun sequence genome contains:
- the nat15 gene encoding N-alpha-acetyltransferase 60; translation: MSDVVPPTALTEVQLRFLCHDDIENVKHLCADWFPIEYPDSWYQDITSNKKFFSLAATFRGGIVGMIVAEIKGRTKVHKEDGDILASSFPVDTQVAYILSLGVVKEFRKHGIGSLLLDSLKEHISTTAQDHCKAIYLHVLTTNNTAIQFYENRDFRQHHYLPYYYSIRGVLKDGFTYVLYINGGHPPWTIFDYIQHIGSTLASLSPCSLPQRLYRQAQSLLRSLLPWSNIASKTGIQYSRTM